One window of Papaver somniferum cultivar HN1 chromosome 9, ASM357369v1, whole genome shotgun sequence genomic DNA carries:
- the LOC113312704 gene encoding uncharacterized protein LOC113312704 yields the protein MRDKLWRKLLRFYEIEETMRRQIMKYFGEHLRNFRRKLYVKFIVPNLGKPAKLNTVPKQYRVIVNQEQWDKFVNWRLSDKCKSGKYKQKSPASEHLPLSSPDNSQSKDKTELSTIGKCKLAHASLRNIIAWGSVLPSVPGQKVHGDPLRDDCVRVTVEKSILKNHCLPVPSTHLKTVEDAEKSIVAWPKEFVISCSSGHPLSDPGEHDSDPNDEYDSDPNTKKTKKKKPSYMKSGELKSRRSSKRLKTAA from the exons ATGAGGGATAAGTTATGGCGCAAACTATTG cggttttatgaaattgaggagacTATGAGAAGACAgattatgaaatattttggtgAACATTTGCGCAACTTCAGAAGAAAGTTGTATGTAAAGTTCATAGTGCCCAATTTGGGTAAACCTGCTAAACTAAATACTGTTCCTAAACAATATCGTGTCATtgtgaaccaagaacaatgggacaAGTTCGTAAATTGGAGGTTGTCTGATAAATGCAAG tctggaaaatacaaacaaaagtctCCTGCATCTGAGCATCTACCCCTTAGTTCACCAGACAATTCTCAATCGAAAGACAAAACTGAACTTTCAACG ATTGGTAAATGCAAACTGGCTCATGCTTCACTGAGAAATATCATTGCATGGGGTTCGGTTCTTCCATCAGTGCCAGGTCAGAAGGTTCATGGAGATCCACTCCGGGATGATTGTGTCAGAGTGACGGTTGAAAAGTCGATATTAAAGAATCATTGTTTGCCAGTCCCATCTACTCATCTCAAAACAGTAGAGGATGCTGAAAAATCTATAGTAGCTTGGCCTAAAGAGTTTGTGATCTCTTGCTCTAGT GGCCATCCACTTTCAGACCCCGGTGAACATGATTCTGACCcaaacgatgaatatgattctgacccaaacactaagaagacaaagaagaagaaaccttcatatatgaagagcggggaactaaagtctcggagatccagcaagagactcaagactgcagcctaa
- the LOC113312705 gene encoding uncharacterized protein LOC113312705: MARSTYQAKKILKAMGSGYTKIHACINNCILFWNEYKDEKVCPTCKAPRWKVDRDGKVYENVPAKVLWYFDIIPRFQRLFQSKHTTEDLIWHDITRNKDGVLRHPADSHAWREIDNNFPEIKGDPRNLRLDVSADGVDVNTGTKHHSVWPVLVVIYNLPPGLCMKIKFIMLSLLIDGAPGNNIDVFLEPLVKYFQFLFEKGKRTWDAYAQEMFTLRAVVLWTINDYPALGTLCGCRYAGYHGCVVCRKKTHSIRLHDSNKNVYVGYRIFLPYEHPFRRQKGAFCGKQEWETAPEPMTGEEIYEEVKCIKNSWGKKGTNTQGEDVQATPGKGGKMKRIRKTKIERIRKISKEVDRSGEEEEGRETTYWSKYNIWHRLLRYWRYNDVQHCIDFMHVEKNLGQSLVGTLLHNGNTKDGLNARKDLVRLGLKSELHPKTDDKGTILPAACYTLTTEEKDIFLETLSELRVPEGSISAKEIMVEELDKLQEDLCVTLCLLEKEVKLCGPVCFRWMYPLERCMKVIKGHVRNKNQPCGCIAEENVAEETIEIYCEYHKSIRTIGIPLDRHNTSQEGEPLSTEEPCIVTPEQLRQAHFYVMQNTPEIEPYIDRHKLYLETNYSTKKRVWLEKEHSNTFGAWLKNEVEKELADDRESISENLRWISHVPHYEVTKYTVYRINGYLFRTRSRDGRIHQNSGVSVAENDMHISRDDDVTYGKASYYGVLQEIWELDYCERKVHLFKCNWVDNKRGVKRDAIGYKIVDLTMLGYKNDPFILASQDKQVFYVKHQLDKKKSIVFVAPPKNYRDDDGNDEEFSTVFFSGNDNILPSVDPQDLGKESRNDYFRTDCRGLLISKPNDTLPQIMVISSSDHSSSSSVEDSKIPRPEMKISAAEEHAKMDRSLKDAKEIINASDSDAEEVESAWELVERKAKPHPPSMRDEQSARADFRAE, encoded by the exons ATGGCGAGGAGTACATATCAGgcaaagaaaatattgaaagcAATGGGTTCAGGGTACACAAAGATACATGCATGTATCAACAACTGCATTCTTTTTTGGAATGAGTACAAGGATGAAAAAGTGTGTCCTACTTGTAAAGCACCCAGATGGAAAGTTGACAGGGATGGTAAAGTTTACGAGAATGTTCCAGCAAAGGTATTGTGGTACTTCGACATCATCCCAAGATTTCAGCGGCTGTTTCAATCGAAGCACACAACAGAAGATTTGATATGGCACGATATCACTAGAAACAAAGACGGTGTTTTACGTCATCCGGCAGACTCACATGCTTGGAGAGAGATAGATAACAATTTCCCAGAAATTAAAGGTGATCCAAGAAATCTGCGGTTAGATGTTTCGGCTGATGGAGTTGATGTAAACACAGGTACCAAACATCACAGTGTATGGCCAGTTTTGgttgtgatttacaaccttccaccGGGGTTGTGTATGAAGATAAAGTTCATCATGTTGTCGTTACTTATAGATGGTGCGCCAGGAAACAACATCGATGTCTTTTTAGAACCTCTTGTTAAATATTTTCAATTCTTATTTGAGAAGGGAAAGAGAACATGGGATGCATATGCCCAAGaaatgtttactctacgtgcagTTGTTTTGTGGACGATAAACGATTATCCTGCTCTTGGTACACTATGTGGTTGTCGCTACGCTGGATATCATGGTTGTGTGGTGTGTCGGAAAAAAACGCACAGTATTAGGCTtcatgactcaaacaagaatgttTATGTTGGTTATAGAATATTTTTACCCTATGAGCATCCGTTCAGAAGGCAGAAGGGGGCATTTTGCGGAAAACAAGAGTGGGAGACTGCTCCAGAACCAATGACCGGGGAAGAAATATATGAGGAGGTAAAATGTATAAAGAATTCATGGGGAAAGAAGGGGACGAATACTCAAGGGGAAGACGTGCAGGCTACACCTGGaaaaggtggaaagatgaagcgcATCAGAAAAACGAAAATTGAGcgcatcagaaaaatatcaaaagaagTCGATAGGTCAGGTGAGGAAGAGGAAGGCAGGGAAACCACTTACTGGAGCAAGTACAACATATGGCATAGACTACTTAGATATTGGCGCTATAATGATGTCCAACATTGTATTGATTTCATGCATGTCGAAAAGAATTTGGGACAAAGTCTTGTTGGAACGTTGCTGCACAAcgggaatacaaaagatggattaaACGCCAGAAAGGATTTGGTGCGTTTGGGGTTAAAATCGGAGTTACACCCTAAGACAGATGACAAAGGAACGATACTTCCCGCAGCATGTTATACATTAACTACGGAAGAAAAAGACATATTCTTGGAGACACTATCCGAGTTAAGAGTTCCAGAAGG atcaATATCTGCCAAAGAAATCATGGTGGAAGAGCTAGATAAATtgcaagaggatctctgtgtgacGTTATGCTTACTAGAGAA ggaagtgaagTTATGCGGTCCGGTttgctttcgatggatgtatcctttAGAAAGGTGTATGAAGGTTATAAAGGGGCATGTGCGAAACAAGAATCAACCTTGTGGATGCATTGCCGAAGAGAATGTTGCAGAAGAGACGATTGAGATATATTGTGAGTACCATAAAAGCATCAGGACAATTGGTATTCCACTAGATAGGCATAATACATCTCAGGAGGGAGAACCGTTATCAACTGAAGAGCCGTGTATAGTTACCCCTGAACAGTTGAGACAAGCACATTTCTATGTAATGCAGAACACGCCTGAAATTGAGCCTTACATAGA CCGACACAAGCTATATTTGGAAACTAACTATTCTACTAAAAAGCGAGTATGGCTGGAGAAAGAGCACTCTAACACTTTTGGCGCTTGGTTAAAAAATGAG GTTGAAAAAGAGTTGGCAGACGACAGAGAAAGTATCTCAGAGAACTTAAGATGGATATCACACGTCCCGCACTACGAGGTAACGAAATACACTGTATATCGCATCAATGGATATCTATTCCGCACAAGATCCCGTGATGGTAGAATTCACCAGAATAGTGGGGTTAGCGTTGCAGAAAATGACATGCACATATCTAGAGATGATGACGTTACATATGGTAAAGCCTCTTATTATGGTGTCTTGCAAGAGATATGGGAGTTAGATTACTGTGAAAGAAAAGTTCATCTGTTCAAGTGCAATTGGGTTGATAATAAACGTGGGGTCAAAAGAGATGCTATTGGCTACAAGATTGTTGACCTTACTATGTTGGGATACAAAAATGATCCTTTTATTTTAGCCTCACAAgataagcaggtattttatgtcaaACACCAGTTAGATAAGAAAAAGTCTATTGTTTTTGTGGCACCTCCCAAAAATTATAGAGATGACGATGGCAACGATGAGGAATTCAGTACAGTATTCTTTTCTGGGAATGATAATATCTTGCCGTCTGTAGATCCACAAGACTTGGGTAAAGAATCCCGAAATGATTACTTCCGAACTGACTGCCGAGGTTTACTTATAAGCAAGCCAAATGACACACTCCCGCAG